The following are encoded in a window of Elusimicrobiota bacterium genomic DNA:
- a CDS encoding pirin family protein — translation MGKPRKIETVWKSQPTIEGAGVHLRRAFGFHEVPRLDPFLLLDDFKNDDPALFLPGFPWHPHRGIETITYVLQGEVEHGDSMGNKGVIRPGDVQWMTAGSGIIHQEMPKGDPKGRQWGFQLWANLPRSHKMMDPRYREVLAAAIPEARLAGGARVKVICGEADHAVGPVQDIVTQPQYLDVSVPAQSSFRHPVRAGHTVFAYVFEGKAYFDAERDAYAHEMSGSGWSDVQRECMPGPRNLVLYGRKGDFVEVRTEAEGVRFLLVSGRPIGEPVAWYGPIVMNTGAELKTAFAEYEQGTFIKHVQPSAS, via the coding sequence ATGGGTAAGCCCAGGAAGATCGAGACCGTCTGGAAGAGCCAGCCGACCATAGAGGGAGCCGGGGTGCACCTGCGCCGGGCCTTTGGGTTCCATGAGGTCCCGCGCCTCGACCCGTTCCTGCTGCTCGACGATTTCAAGAACGACGATCCGGCACTGTTCCTGCCGGGCTTCCCGTGGCATCCGCACCGGGGCATCGAGACCATCACCTACGTGCTCCAGGGCGAGGTCGAGCACGGCGACAGCATGGGCAACAAGGGGGTGATCCGTCCCGGCGACGTCCAGTGGATGACGGCCGGCAGCGGCATCATCCACCAGGAGATGCCCAAGGGCGACCCGAAGGGCCGGCAATGGGGTTTCCAGCTCTGGGCCAACCTGCCCCGCTCCCACAAGATGATGGACCCGCGCTACCGCGAGGTGCTCGCCGCGGCCATCCCTGAGGCGCGCCTGGCTGGCGGCGCGCGCGTGAAGGTCATATGCGGCGAGGCGGACCACGCCGTGGGGCCGGTGCAGGACATCGTCACCCAGCCCCAGTACCTGGACGTAAGCGTTCCCGCGCAGTCCTCCTTCCGCCACCCGGTGCGCGCCGGGCATACGGTCTTCGCTTACGTCTTCGAGGGCAAGGCCTATTTCGACGCCGAACGGGACGCCTACGCCCACGAGATGAGCGGGTCGGGCTGGTCGGACGTGCAGCGCGAATGCATGCCCGGCCCGCGCAACTTGGTGCTCTACGGGCGCAAGGGCGACTTCGTTGAGGTGCGCACCGAGGCGGAGGGGGTCAGGTTCCTGCTGGTCTCAGGCCGGCCCATCGGCGAGCCGGTGGCCTGGTACGGGCCGATCGTCATGAACACAGGGGCGGAGCTGAAGACCGCCTTCGCGGAATACGAGCAGGGGACTTTCATCAAGCACGTCCAGCCTTCCGCGAGCTGA
- a CDS encoding dual specificity protein phosphatase family protein, whose translation MKRELRAYLAGALLLAAFPAHAAPALDSSAIAGKAAAILGEFAPGMALPEAAAAPVADVAAAKAPAAQPLPNFGQVSPTLYRSGQPSQAGVAKIKSAGVKTILKLNVDDPAESDWAANNGLDLETVLMSNKVSPTYDQIDQALAIINDTSKQPVLVHCHLGHDRTGAVVGAYRITVQGWSVDKAAAEAKAMGYSNPNYDDITAYLQGYLAHVRRPL comes from the coding sequence TTTTCCCGCCCATGCCGCGCCCGCGCTCGACTCCTCCGCGATCGCCGGAAAGGCCGCCGCCATACTGGGAGAGTTCGCCCCAGGGATGGCCCTGCCGGAGGCGGCCGCAGCGCCGGTCGCGGATGTCGCAGCGGCCAAGGCTCCGGCCGCTCAGCCCCTTCCGAATTTCGGCCAGGTCTCCCCGACCCTGTATCGGTCCGGACAACCGAGCCAGGCGGGCGTGGCCAAGATCAAGAGCGCGGGCGTCAAGACGATCCTCAAGCTCAACGTCGACGATCCGGCGGAGTCGGACTGGGCCGCGAACAACGGGCTGGACCTGGAGACCGTGCTCATGTCCAATAAGGTCTCCCCGACCTACGACCAGATCGACCAGGCTCTGGCCATCATCAATGACACGTCCAAACAGCCGGTGCTGGTTCACTGCCACCTGGGCCATGACCGGACCGGCGCGGTGGTGGGGGCGTACCGGATCACCGTGCAGGGCTGGAGCGTGGACAAGGCCGCGGCCGAGGCCAAGGCCATGGGCTACAGCAACCCGAACTACGACGACATCACGGCGTACCTGCAGGGTTATCTGGCCCACGTGCGCCGGCCGCTTTGA
- the purM gene encoding phosphoribosylformylglycinamidine cyclo-ligase encodes MNLTYKKAGVDTELADKLVDFLQKRSPAIGGFSGLFPIPADNGDPWRLVACTDGVGTKLKFAFALDRHDTIGIDLVAMCVNDLITCGARPLIFLDYYATGHLDLKRSKRIMAGILEGCRQGRSMLLGGETAEMPGFYPEGEYDLAGFSVGIVKRSEVIDGSKMFPGDLVLGLPSSGLHSNGYSLVRKIFTGRHLRHWGPRLLTPTRIYVPQIDRLASGLREQGHIILGLAHITGGGLLENVPRILPKRCKIVLRRDNWKVPEVFAELQRRGGVPEAEMWRTFNMGIGMVVVIRPDSLALARKILPELKLIGDVQAGRPGVEFS; translated from the coding sequence ATGAACCTGACCTACAAGAAAGCCGGGGTGGACACCGAATTGGCGGACAAGCTGGTGGACTTCTTGCAGAAGAGATCGCCCGCCATCGGGGGCTTTTCCGGGCTCTTCCCGATCCCGGCGGACAACGGCGACCCGTGGCGCCTGGTGGCCTGCACGGACGGCGTCGGGACCAAGCTCAAATTCGCCTTCGCCCTGGACCGCCACGACACCATCGGCATCGACCTCGTGGCCATGTGCGTCAACGACCTCATCACTTGCGGGGCCAGGCCGCTCATCTTCCTCGACTACTATGCCACGGGACATCTGGACCTCAAGCGCTCCAAGCGCATCATGGCCGGCATACTGGAGGGCTGCCGGCAGGGCCGCTCCATGCTGCTGGGCGGCGAGACCGCCGAGATGCCCGGCTTCTACCCGGAAGGCGAGTACGACTTGGCGGGTTTCTCGGTGGGCATCGTGAAGCGCTCGGAGGTGATCGACGGCTCCAAGATGTTCCCGGGCGACCTGGTCCTGGGCCTGCCCTCCTCGGGCCTGCATTCCAACGGCTATTCCTTGGTGCGCAAGATCTTCACCGGGCGGCATCTGAGGCATTGGGGGCCCCGGCTTTTGACGCCCACGCGCATCTACGTGCCCCAGATCGACCGCCTGGCCTCGGGCTTGCGCGAACAGGGCCACATCATCCTTGGGCTGGCTCACATCACTGGTGGCGGCCTGCTGGAGAACGTGCCGCGCATCCTGCCCAAGCGCTGCAAGATCGTCCTGCGCCGCGACAACTGGAAGGTGCCCGAGGTCTTCGCCGAACTGCAGCGCCGGGGCGGCGTGCCGGAAGCTGAGATGTGGCGGACCTTCAACATGGGCATCGGCATGGTGGTGGTGATAAGGCCTGACAGCCTGGCGCTGGCTCGCAAGATACTGCCGGAGCTCAAGCTCATCGGCGACGTTCAAGCGGGCAGACCGGGGGTGGAGTTCTCATGA
- the pyrE gene encoding orotate phosphoribosyltransferase, with translation MKEPSSLTSQELRSLLVETGAMLEGHFLLSSGLHSDRYMQCALLLSHPRHAARLGAALAKLCPAPPDLILSPALGGIVIGQETAAALDVRAYFAEREGGAMALRRGFALRPGEKVAVVEDVITTGKSTGEVIAMARGLGAEVVAALSIVCRATTPPDLGVPMASLIHLPLAAYPADKCELCRQEKPFVKPGSRTQKP, from the coding sequence ATGAAGGAACCGTCATCCCTGACGTCTCAGGAGCTGCGCAGCCTGCTGGTCGAGACCGGCGCCATGCTGGAGGGGCACTTCTTGCTCTCCTCGGGGCTGCACAGCGACCGCTACATGCAGTGCGCGCTGCTCTTGTCCCATCCTCGGCATGCCGCGCGGCTGGGCGCGGCCCTGGCCAAGCTCTGCCCTGCGCCCCCGGATCTGATCCTGTCCCCCGCTCTGGGCGGCATCGTCATCGGGCAGGAGACCGCGGCCGCTCTGGACGTGCGCGCCTACTTCGCGGAGCGCGAAGGCGGCGCGATGGCCTTGCGCCGGGGATTTGCGCTCAGGCCCGGGGAGAAGGTAGCCGTAGTCGAGGACGTCATCACCACGGGCAAGTCCACAGGCGAGGTCATCGCCATGGCCCGCGGACTCGGGGCCGAGGTCGTGGCAGCGCTCTCCATCGTCTGCCGCGCCACGACCCCGCCGGACCTGGGCGTGCCGATGGCCAGCCTCATCCATCTGCCCTTGGCCGCCTACCCTGCCGACAAATGCGAGCTCTGCCGGCAGGAGAAGCCTTTCGTCAAGCCTGGCAGCAGGACCCAAAAACCATGA
- the purH gene encoding bifunctional phosphoribosylaminoimidazolecarboxamide formyltransferase/IMP cyclohydrolase, translated as MPAVGAASPRIKRALISVSDKTGLKELAQALQGMGVELVSTSGTAKLLCEAGVTVRPLETVTCFPEILAGRVKTLHPHVHGGILLRRKDAVQAREAAALGIEPIDLVVVNLYPFARTAAKAADPYSLDVIEQIDIGGVALIRAAAKNFEDVAVVTSPADYPALLKELESSQGQLGLETRKRLALTAFRHTAEYDSMISRAWTLKDSGAFPQEMNVSLLKVQDLRYGENPHQKAALYAPAGKTSFTQLHGKELSYNNILDAAGTWDAVSEFSQPAAVIFKHVTPCGMAVGKSPLAALEGAWACDPLSAFGGVLAFNRTVEADIAELLAKKFVELIIAPDFSSEALVLLKKKPNVRLLVRQDPPTRDVQLRSVGREVLAMEPDRLTFGDAMKVVTKRAPSAEEEGALRFAWVACKHVRSNAIVLAGPDATVGIGAGQMSRVDSVHMASVKYKMYERDSGKPSVLVLASDAFFPFKDSVEAAASVGVTAVVQPGGSVKDQEVIAAADEKGLAMVFTGMRHFKH; from the coding sequence CTGCCTGCCGTAGGGGCCGCCTCACCGCGCATCAAGAGAGCTCTCATCTCGGTCTCGGACAAAACGGGCCTCAAGGAGCTGGCCCAGGCTCTCCAGGGGATGGGCGTGGAGCTGGTCTCGACTTCAGGCACGGCCAAGCTGCTCTGCGAGGCGGGCGTGACGGTGCGGCCTTTGGAGACGGTGACCTGCTTCCCGGAGATCCTGGCGGGCCGGGTGAAGACCTTGCATCCCCACGTGCACGGGGGAATCCTTCTGCGGCGCAAGGACGCGGTCCAGGCGCGCGAGGCCGCGGCCTTGGGCATCGAGCCGATCGACCTGGTGGTGGTCAACCTCTATCCGTTCGCGCGCACCGCGGCCAAAGCGGCGGACCCGTACAGCCTCGACGTGATCGAGCAGATCGACATCGGCGGGGTGGCCTTGATCCGGGCCGCCGCGAAGAACTTCGAGGACGTGGCGGTGGTGACTTCACCGGCGGATTATCCGGCTCTGCTCAAGGAGCTGGAGTCGTCGCAGGGCCAGCTTGGCCTGGAGACGCGCAAGCGCTTGGCGCTGACGGCCTTCCGGCACACGGCCGAATATGACTCGATGATCTCGCGAGCTTGGACGCTGAAGGACTCCGGGGCTTTCCCGCAGGAGATGAACGTGAGCCTCTTGAAGGTCCAGGACCTGCGCTACGGGGAGAATCCTCACCAGAAGGCGGCTTTGTACGCTCCGGCGGGAAAGACTTCCTTCACCCAGCTTCATGGCAAGGAGCTCTCCTACAACAACATCCTCGACGCGGCCGGGACCTGGGACGCGGTCAGCGAGTTCTCCCAGCCGGCGGCGGTGATCTTCAAGCACGTGACGCCTTGCGGGATGGCCGTAGGGAAGAGCCCGCTCGCGGCGCTGGAGGGGGCCTGGGCTTGCGATCCTTTGTCGGCTTTCGGCGGGGTGCTGGCTTTCAACCGGACCGTGGAGGCGGACATCGCGGAGCTTTTGGCCAAGAAGTTCGTGGAGCTGATCATCGCGCCGGATTTCTCATCCGAGGCTTTGGTGCTGCTTAAGAAGAAGCCGAACGTGCGGCTTTTGGTGCGCCAGGATCCGCCGACGCGGGATGTCCAACTGCGCTCGGTGGGGCGGGAAGTCCTGGCCATGGAGCCGGACCGCCTGACCTTCGGCGACGCCATGAAGGTGGTGACCAAGCGCGCTCCGTCCGCCGAAGAGGAGGGCGCCTTGCGCTTCGCCTGGGTGGCGTGCAAGCATGTGCGCTCCAACGCGATCGTCTTGGCTGGCCCGGATGCGACGGTAGGCATCGGGGCCGGGCAGATGTCGCGGGTGGATTCGGTGCACATGGCATCGGTGAAGTACAAGATGTACGAGCGGGACAGCGGCAAGCCCTCGGTGCTGGTGCTGGCTTCGGATGCGTTCTTCCCGTTCAAGGATTCGGTGGAGGCGGCGGCTTCGGTGGGGGTGACGGCGGTCGTCCAGCCGGGCGGGTCGGTGAAGGATCAGGAAGTCATCGCCGCGGCCGACGAGAAGGGGCTGGCCATGGTCTTCACCGGGATGAGGCATTTCAAGCATTGA